GAGTGACTTTAGTTTTCGCAAATAATTTGAAGTATCGGCTAAAGTTCCAAAGATGCCCGTGCCATTCATTAGTAACAGAAAGGTGTCGAATTTTTCATCTTTAACTTCCAATAGGTTTTGTACTCTCGCATTATTAATGCCACGGAGTTGACACGCTTTAATAGCATTTTCAGAAATATCAATAGCTGTCACGTCAAATCCTTTTTCCTGAAGATATAAAGCATGACTTCCAGCGCCGCAACCTACATCAAGAACTTTTCCTTTACAAAGTTGTAACCCTTTCTTTTCGAGTTTTGGCATTTCGTTGTACTTTCTAAAAAGATACGCCACACTCATTTCATCCGCTTCAGAAATAGTAGTTTCCGTCACCAAATCTTCGGGTGAATTATGGGTTTGAAAATCTAGGATGGCTTTTCCAAAAAGGTCTTTCATAAATGTAAATTAGAGTGGTAAAGTTGGTACTTTTGCATTAGAAATAAAACAAAATGCTAAAGCCTTCTTTAAACGAAATTCAAAAGCTTGCCAAAGATAAGCATATCGAAAACAAAAAGTATTTTGATAAGCTCAAAAAGAAAACACCCAAGAATCTAGATTATGTAATGCAGGATATACATGACGCCGAGTTCAAACGAACCGATTGTTTACAATGCGCCAATTGCTGCAAAACCACAGGACCATTATTCACTTCGGCCGATATTGAACGAATTGCTAAACATTTGAAACAAAAACCACAGCAGTTTATCGATCAGTATTTGAGAATAGATGAAGATAAAGATTATGTGCTACAAAGTGTTCCGTGTACGTTTTTGGATACTGAAAACTACTGCATGATTTACGATGTACGCCCAAAAGCCTGTAGAGAATTTCCTCATACTGATAGAAAGAAGTTTCAACAAATTGCAGATTTGACATTGAAGAATGTTGCTATTTGTCCAGCAGCCTACAATATTGTAGAAGAAATGAAAAAGCGTTTGCCTCTTTAATAAATCAAATATTTCTTTCGCATTACTTTAAAATCTGCTAACCCTTTCTCCCAAGATTTTCTAATGTCAGCTTCCGATGTTCCCGCTTCTATTTGTTGTTGTAATTTCTTGGTGCCAGCTAGCTTAGTAAAGAAATCGGTAAAGAATTTAGTTTTGTCTGCAGTTGCAGTATAAGCTTTTATTAGCCATTTCAATTCCAATTGATGCACTTTAGGAGCACTACTCAAATCTTCACCATAACACAATTGGTTTTTATAAGGTGGTTCTTTAGCCCCCATATTCGGTACCGGAGTAAAACTAAAATCACTTTTTGGCAAATAAGGCGAACCATATATTTGGAATTGTTTTTCGGTGCCACGCCCTACGCTCACATTCGTTCCTTCAAACAAACACAAACTGGCGTAAAGATTGATTGCTTGGTCATTGGGTAAATTCGGAGATGGTTTTACAGGTAAACTATAAGCCATTTCTCTTTTATAATTCAAACACGGAATCACAGTCAACTTACATAGTTCGCCATTCTTAAGCCATTTTTCACCATTTGTCATTTGGGCATATTCACCAATCGTCATCCCATGTAATAATGGAATTGGGTGCATGCCAACAAAGCTAGAAAACTCTTTTTCTAAAATCGGTCCATCAACAATACCACCATTCGGATTGGGTCTGTCTAAAACAATTAGCTGAATGTTATTCTCCGCACAGGCTTCCATAATATAATGCAACGAAGAAATATAAGTATAGAATCGAGCACCAACATCCTGCAAATCAAAAACCAACACTTCAAGTCCAGCCAGTTGTTCCGATTTAGGTTTTTTATTATTGCCATATAAAGAAATAATGGGTAATCCGGTTTTAGTATCTTTTCCATCCACCACATGTTCTCCAGCATCCGCAGTGCCACGAAAGCCGTGCTCGGGTGCAAAGATTTTCAGTAGATTTATTTTTTTTCCCAAAAGGAAATCAACAAGATGAGTTTTGTCGGAAAGAATCCCAGTCTGATTCGTTATAATTCCCACTTTCTTATCTTTTAATAAGGGCAAGTAAGTAGCGTAATTATCAGCACCAGTTTTTATTTCTGAAGTTGTATTCTCCACTATAACTTCTTGCTTCTTGCTTCTTTCCTCTTTGCTCTTCACAGAACTCCCACAAGAAACCATTAGCAAAACCAAGAATAAAACTGTATTTTTGAACACCAATTTTGACATCATACCATTGAAATTAGAATATTTTATAGGGAAAAGACTCATTACTGCTAAAGACCATAAAAGTAGTATTTCTGCGCCAATAATAAAAATTGCCATCACGGCCATAGCACTCGGTATGATCATGATGATAGTTTCTATCGCAACCGGTATCGGTCTCCAACAAAAAATCCGTCAAAAAGTCTCCGCTTTCAACGGACATATTATCATCTCAGGGTATAACGACAACAATTCCGATGTTAGTACTGACCCCATTACCCTTCACCAAAAGTTTTACCCCAAGTTCAAAAATGTAGAAGGCATTTCCCATGTACAAGCCGTGGCAAGCAAAGCAGGGATAATCAGAACCGAAACAGCTTTCGAAGGCATCATCTTCAAAGGAGTAGGGAAGGATTACCAAACGGATAACTTAAAAGAATATTTAGTCCAAGGAAGACTGCCTAACTTCAAATCTAATCTTAATGAAGAAGTGATGATTTCGCAATATCTCTGCAACCGATTAGGATTAAAGCTCGACGATAAATTCGTAACCTATTTCATGAAGGAAAACAGCGAGGGTTACAATCTTCGTAATTTCAAAATAGTCGGAATCTACAATTCAGGCTTTCAAGAATTCGACGCTAGTTATGTCATTGGCGATATTCGTCACGTGCAACGCATCAATAAATGGCGCCCAGACCAAATCGGCTCCTTCGAAGTATTCCTAGATGACTTTACCCAAATCGAGCAAAAAGGAAAAGAAGTCTACCAAGAAACGTCCTCCACACTCGACACCCAAACCATAGAAGAAAAATTCTACTACATCTTCGAGTGGCTCAAACTATTTGATTTCAATATCATCGTCATTCTCATTGTCATGATTGCCGTTTCTACCATTAATATGGTGGTGGCGCTGTTGGTTTTAATTCTCGAAAGAACCCAAATGATCGGAATCCTAAAAGCTATTGGAGCCAACAATTGGGCTATCCGAAAAATATTCCTCTACAACGCCGCCTACTTAATAGGAAGAGGATTGCTCTGGGGGAATGTCATTGGAATTGGACTATTGCTTATTCAAAAATACTTCGGCATCATCAAATTGAACCCCGAAAGTTATTACGTCAACGAAGCTCCAGTCGACATCAACTTGTTCTACATCCTGCTATTAAACATAGGAACCGTAGCGATTTGTTTAGTGGTACTACTCATTCCGTCCTACATTATTACCAAAATCACACCGTCCAAATCCATTCGTTTCGAGTAGAAGGAGCACCACGTCAGTATTCTTTAAGAGCATATGCTCCCGCTATCCGTTCTATCTTTTTCCTTTAAAAAAGGAAAAAGGATGCCACTACTATCGGGGCTAGTGATGACTTTTGGTTTTTATCAGGGAGTGTTTTTTAATGGTAATCGACAAACGGTAATTGTAAAACACAAGTTATCAACATCTTAAAAAAAGATGGAAAAAAGGGCAAATTTTATTTGGATTGAAAGAAATAGAGTTCTTATATTTGCACCCCGCAAGAGAGGAAAAGTTCATTGAAGACTGAAAAAACGAAGGAATTAAAATAATTCAAAAATAATTTTAAAAAGCCTTGTTAGTTAGAAAAGAATAATTACTTTTGCACCCGCTTTGAGAATGAAAGCGGTATTAAAAAAGAAGAACACGTTCATAGACATATTGAATTGACAGCCGTTTTAAGCAGTGATGTTTAAAACAAATAAAAGAGAGTAAGAGAATCGAAAGATTTGAAAAAGCCTAGCCTTTGTCTACATTACGATGCAGATAGCGATATCAGCATAACAATATACGATGAAGAGTTTGATCCTGGCTCAGGATGAACGCTAGCGGCAGGCCTAACACATGCAAGTCGAGGGGTAAGGTAGCAATATCTGAGACCGGCGCACGGGTGCGTAACGCGTATGCAACCTACCTTTTACAGGGGAATAGCCCAGAGAAATTTGGATTAATGCCCCATGGTGTATTTAAGTGGCATCACTTGATTACTAAAGTTCCAACGGTAAAAGATGGGCATGCGTCCTATTAGCTAGATGGTAAGGTAACGGCTTACCATGGCTACGATAGGTAGGGGTCCTGAGAGGGAGATCCCCCACACTGGTACTGAGACACGGACCAGACTCCTACGGGAGGCAGCAGTGAGGAATATTGGACAATGGGCGCAAGCCTGATCCAGCCATGCCGCGTGCAGGAAGACGCATCTATGGTGTGTAAACTGCTTTTGTACGGGAAGAAACACTCCTACGTGTAGGAGCTTGACGGTACCGTAAGAATAAGGATCGGCTAACTCCGTGCCAGCAGCCGCGGTAATACGGAGGATCCAAGCGTTATCCGGAATCATTGGGTTTAAAGGGTCCGTAGGCGGTTTGATAAGTCAGTGGTGAAAGCCCATCGCTCAACGATGGAACGGCCATTGATACTGTCAGACTTGAATTATTAGGAAGTAACTAGAATATGTAGTGTAGCGGTGAAATGCTTAGATATTACATGGAATACCAATTGCGAAGGCAGGTTACTACTAATGGATTGACGCTGATGGACGAAAGCGTGGGGAGCGAACAGGATTAGATACCCTGGTAGTCCACGCCGTAAACGATGGATACTAGCTGTTCGGAGCAATCTGAGTGGCTAAGCGAAAGTGATAAGTATCCCACCTGGGGAGTACGTTCGCAAGAATGAAACTCAAAGGAATTGACGGGGGCCCGCACAAGCGGTGGAGCATGTGGTTTAATTCGATGATACGCGAGGAACCTTACCAAGGCTTAAATGTAGATTGACCGGTTTGGAAACAGATCTTTCGCAAGACAATTTACAAGGTGCTGCATGGTTGTCGTCAGCTCGTGCCGTGAGGTGTCAGGTTAAGTCCTATAACGAGCGCAACCCCTGTTGTTAGTTGCCAGCGAGTCAAGTCGGGAACTCTAACAAGACTGCCAGTGTAAACTGTGAGGAAGGTGGGGATGACGTCAAATCATCACGGCCCTTACGCCTTGGGCTACACACGTGCTACAATGGACGGTACAGAGAGCAGCCACTGGGTGACCAGGAGCGAATCTACAAAACCGTTCTCAGTTCGGATCGGAGTCTGCAACTCGACTCCGTGAAGCTGGAATCGCTAGTAATCGGATATCAGCCATGATCCGGTGAATACGTTCCCGGGCCTTGTACACACCGCCCGTCAAGCCATGGAAGCTGGGGGTACCTGAAGTCGGTGACCGTAAGGAGCTGCCTAGGGTAAAACTAGTAACTGGGGCTAAGTCGTAACAAGGTAGCCGTACCGGAAGGTGCGGCTGGAACACCTCCTTTCTAGAGACGATAAAAAGGACTAGACCTTAAATTAGAAATTCAATTACTCTCGCTGTTAGTTCAAATATTATAATAAGCAAAATACAGAGTCTCGTAGCTCAGCTGGTTAGAGTACTACACTGATAATGTAGGGGTCCCCAGTTCGAGTCTGGGCGGGACTACTTTGTTTAGCTTGTTTAAGGAAATTTTAGAGGTTGAGTGACCGTTTGAAGTACTGTTAACTGAAAACTGTTAACTGTCCACTAAATAGAACGGGGGATTAGCTCAGCTGGCTAGAGCGCCTGCCTTGCACGCAGGAGGTCATCGGTTCGACTCCGATATTCTCCACAGCCGCTAACGCGGAAAAGTTCATTGACATATTGAGATAAGAAAATAATAACAAAGTAGAAAGAACACGCTCTCTATGCAGTAATGTGTAGAAGCAAAAGTACAATAAGCAAAATAAGGGCGTATGGGGGATGCCTAGGCTCTCAGAGGCGAAGAAAGGCGTGATAAGCTGCGAAAAGCTACGGGGATTGGCACACACGAATTGATCCGTAGATACCTGAATGGGGCAACCCGGCATGTTGAAGACATGTCACTCCGATAGG
The window above is part of the Flavobacterium sp. N1994 genome. Proteins encoded here:
- a CDS encoding ABC transporter permease; translated protein: MKLEYFIGKRLITAKDHKSSISAPIIKIAITAIALGMIMMIVSIATGIGLQQKIRQKVSAFNGHIIISGYNDNNSDVSTDPITLHQKFYPKFKNVEGISHVQAVASKAGIIRTETAFEGIIFKGVGKDYQTDNLKEYLVQGRLPNFKSNLNEEVMISQYLCNRLGLKLDDKFVTYFMKENSEGYNLRNFKIVGIYNSGFQEFDASYVIGDIRHVQRINKWRPDQIGSFEVFLDDFTQIEQKGKEVYQETSSTLDTQTIEEKFYYIFEWLKLFDFNIIVILIVMIAVSTINMVVALLVLILERTQMIGILKAIGANNWAIRKIFLYNAAYLIGRGLLWGNVIGIGLLLIQKYFGIIKLNPESYYVNEAPVDINLFYILLLNIGTVAICLVVLLIPSYIITKITPSKSIRFE
- a CDS encoding YkgJ family cysteine cluster protein encodes the protein MLKPSLNEIQKLAKDKHIENKKYFDKLKKKTPKNLDYVMQDIHDAEFKRTDCLQCANCCKTTGPLFTSADIERIAKHLKQKPQQFIDQYLRIDEDKDYVLQSVPCTFLDTENYCMIYDVRPKACREFPHTDRKKFQQIADLTLKNVAICPAAYNIVEEMKKRLPL
- a CDS encoding class I SAM-dependent methyltransferase, with the translated sequence MKDLFGKAILDFQTHNSPEDLVTETTISEADEMSVAYLFRKYNEMPKLEKKGLQLCKGKVLDVGCGAGSHALYLQEKGFDVTAIDISENAIKACQLRGINNARVQNLLEVKDEKFDTFLLLMNGTGIFGTLADTSNYLRKLKSLLNPNGQILIDSSDIIYMFDADDDGSYLVPADGYYGELTFTVSYKGATEEPFPWLYIDYNTFQNVAHANGLHCELLLEGKHFDYLAKLTL
- a CDS encoding DUF1343 domain-containing protein — translated: MMSKLVFKNTVLFLVLLMVSCGSSVKSKEERSKKQEVIVENTTSEIKTGADNYATYLPLLKDKKVGIITNQTGILSDKTHLVDFLLGKKINLLKIFAPEHGFRGTADAGEHVVDGKDTKTGLPIISLYGNNKKPKSEQLAGLEVLVFDLQDVGARFYTYISSLHYIMEACAENNIQLIVLDRPNPNGGIVDGPILEKEFSSFVGMHPIPLLHGMTIGEYAQMTNGEKWLKNGELCKLTVIPCLNYKREMAYSLPVKPSPNLPNDQAINLYASLCLFEGTNVSVGRGTEKQFQIYGSPYLPKSDFSFTPVPNMGAKEPPYKNQLCYGEDLSSAPKVHQLELKWLIKAYTATADKTKFFTDFFTKLAGTKKLQQQIEAGTSEADIRKSWEKGLADFKVMRKKYLIY